The DNA segment CTTGACGTCGGCAGCGGTGTAGTTCGCCATGTAAGCCTTCCCTAGGGGTTCTGGGCGATGGTGGGTTCGGTCTGGATGTCTGCCTCGGGCGTCCCGGGCGCGGCACCGGCCGCGGTGGGGGACGCCGTCGCGCCGGCGAGCAGTTCCTGCTCCCATTCGGCGAGCGGCTCAGCAGCCACCCCGTCCTGGCCGGCCTCGGCCTTGTTGCCGTTACCGGCGCCCGAACGGGCCTGCAGACCCTCGGCCACCGCGGCGGCGACGACCTTGGTCAGCAGCGCGGCCGAACGGATCGCGTCGTCGTTGCCCGGGATCGGGTAGTCCACGACGTCGGGGTCGCAGTTCGTGTCCAGGATCGCGATGATCGGGATGTTCAGCTTGCGGGCCTCGGCAACCGCGAGGTGCTCCTTGTTGGTGTCGACGACCCAGACGGCCGAAGGCACCTTCTGCATGTCGCGGATACCGCCCAGCGACCGCTCGAGCTTGTTCTTCTCGCGGGTCAGCATCAGGATTTCCTTCTTGGTGCGACCCTCGAAGCCACCGGTCTGCTCCATCGCCTCGAGTTCCTTGAGGCGCTGCAGACGCTTGTGCACCGTCGAGAAGTTCGTGAGCATGCCGCCCAGCCAGCGCTGGTTCACGTAGGGCATGCCGACGCGGGTCGCCTCTTCGGCGATGGACTCCTGCGCCTGCTTCTTGGTGCCGACGAACATGATGGAGCCGCCGTGGGCGACGGTCTCCTTGACGAACTCGTACGCCTTGTCGATGTAGGTCAGCGTCTGCTGCAGATCGATGATGTAGATGCCGTTGCGGTCGGTGAAGATGAACCGCTTCATCTTGGGGTTCCAGCGACGGGTCTGATGCCCGAAGTGAGCGCCGCTGTCGAGCAGCTGCTTCATTGTCACAACAGCCATGATTCGGCCATTCCTTATCTGTCGGTTGTCGCCCGGCGTCGGGTGATGCCGGGCCCTGGTGGCTGCTGGAGTGCCGGACCCGCTTTGCGACGGGACCGCCGGCATCCGGTACGACTGCTCGAGTCGAGGTGCAGACACGCGAAGTCAGTCCGCTCGATGCGAACTGCAGGTAGGAGTTTACACCGTCGGAACAGGTGCTTTGTCCACAGCGGACGCCTGCTCCACAGGGCTGCACTGTGACCCTGGCGCGATGGCGCGCGACCGCCTGAACTGGGCTGATGCGAGTGCTGGTGGCGTTGGTGGCGTTGGTGGCGGTGGCCGTCGCGGCGGCGGGCCCGGCGCGCGCCGACCCATCACCTGACGATGGCCGACTGGACTGGCCGCTGCGGCCGCGACCTGCGGTGGTGCGGACCTTCGACGCGCCGACCCCGAAGTGGCAGCGCGGACACCGCGGCGTCGATCTGGCCGCCACGGCCGGACAGCCCGTGTACGCGGCGCAGGCGGGCACCGTCGTCTTCGCCGGTGACCTGGCCGGCCGGCCGCTGGTGTCGATCGCCCATCCGGGCGGCCTGCGCACCAGCTACGAACCCGTGTCACCGTCGGTGCGGTCCGGGCAACTCGTGCACACCGGCACCGTCGTCGGCGAGGTGGTGGCGGGGCACGCCGGCTGCGCGAGGGCGGCGTGCCTGCACTGGGGCGCCATGTGGGGGCCGGCGTCGCGCGCGGACTACGTCGACCCGCTGGGCCTGCTGGCGGGCACACCGGTCCGGCTGCTGCCGCTTCGCCCATAGCGATTTCGGTGTCGTTGGTCGCGCTGAGCGCGACTGCGGACACCGAAATCGCGGAGAATCGGGGTCATGATCGCCAGCGCCGCCCACCTGTCGCGTCCGCTTCGATTCGGTCTCACCACCGCACTGCCCCGCGCCGGCGCGGACACCCGCGACTTCGCCCGCGCGGTCGAATCGGCCGGCTTCGACGTCCTCACCTTCGCCGACCATCTGGTGCCCGCGATGCCGCCGTTCAGCGGCGCGGCGGCCGCCGCGGTGGCCACCGAACGGCTGCACGTCGGAACCCTGGTGCTCAACAACGATTTCCGCCACCCCGTCGAGACCGCCCGCGAATCGGCCGGTGTCTCCACAGTGTCCGACGGACGGTTCGAACTCGGCCTGGGCGCGGGCCATATGAAATCGGAATACGACGCCGCCGGGATCCCATTCGACCGCAGCGGGATCCGCGTCGAGCGGCTCGAGGAGTCGGTCGGCATCATCCGCGCGCTGCTCGACGGCGATGCGGTCGACGCCGACGGTGCGCACTACCGGGTGCACACCGGCCCGGGTGCGCTGTTGCCTGCGCCGCCGCACCGGGTGCCGTTGCTGATCGGCGGCAACGGTGAGCGGGTGTTGCGACTGGCGGGCCGGGTCGCCGACATCGCGGGCTTCGCGGGCATCACGCACAACCACGACGCGACCGAGGTCGCGTTGACCCACTTCGGGCCCGACGGGCTGGACAACCGGATCGCCGTCGTGCGCGACGCCGCGGGCGACCGGTTCGACCAGATCGAACTCAACGCACTGATCCAGGCGGTGGTGGTGACCGGCGACCGGGAGGCGGCCGCGGCCGACCTCGCCGGCGCGATCAGCGGAGTCGACCCGGCCGATCTGCTGGACTCGCCGTTCGTGCTGCTCGGCACGCACGAGCAGATGGCGCAGATGCTGCACGACCGGCAGCAGCGGTTCGGGGTGAGCTACTGGACGGTGTTCGACGAATGGGGCGGCCGCCCGTCGGCGATGCCCGACCTCGCGGAAGTCATACGTTTGCTCCGCTGAGCGATTTCGGCGTGCGCGGTGGCGCTGAGCGCGACCAGCCACGCCGAAATCACGAAAGAACAACCGCACGCACCGGGGCACCGTCGGCGTCGATCGGTAGCGGGAAGAACCCGATCCGCACGCGGGCGGGCAGGCCGTCGAGATGGCACAGGTTCTCGACGATCAAGGCATCGGCGCCGAGCACCACCTGATGCACCGGAAAGTCGGCGCCCGTTTCGGTGGGATCGGGACTCAGGGTGTCGACGGCGAGCACCCGCATGCCACGGCGCAACAGATCCGTTGCGGCATCGGCGGACAGCGCCGGGTGGTCCAGCGCGGCGGCGCTGCCGAAGTGGGTCGCCCACCCGGTGTCGAACACCACGATCGGGGGCACATGCTCCGGCAGCCCGCCGTCGAGAACCGCCTCGATCTCGGGCAGGCCGTACGTCGCCCGCGGCGCCGGCGTTCCTAAGTGGACGATCAGCGCGTCACCGATCAATTCGCCCAGGGTGATCCGAGCTGTCGTCCGTCCGCCCTGGATGCAGTGTGATGGCGCGTCGAGATGAGTGCCCGTGTGTGAGCCCAGGTGCAGCGCCGCGACGTCGACGCCGTCGCGCGCCCGCAGCAGCGCCGGTTCGACGGCGACGGTGGGATCGCCGGGATAGACCTGCATGCCCGTCGCGATGGGATGGCTGAGGTCACGCATCCCGGACATCCGCCAGATGCACGCTGTCCGCGCGGGCCGCGCGTCGGGGCAGCATCGCCGACAGGTACAGCACGAAGGTCAGCGCGAACGCCGGGATGGTGGCGCCGACCGGACTGGGCCATACGTAGGCCAGCACGTAGGACGCGACAGCGCCGATCGCCCACGCCGCCACCGCGATCCAGTTCACGCCGCCGGTGTACCAGTAGCGGCCGCCGCGCCCGCGCAGCAGATCGGCGTCGTACGCCGACCGCTTGACCAGGTAATAGTCGACGATCATGATCGCGAAGACCGGGACGAACAAGGCAC comes from the Mycolicibacterium litorale genome and includes:
- the rpsB gene encoding 30S ribosomal protein S2 yields the protein MAVVTMKQLLDSGAHFGHQTRRWNPKMKRFIFTDRNGIYIIDLQQTLTYIDKAYEFVKETVAHGGSIMFVGTKKQAQESIAEEATRVGMPYVNQRWLGGMLTNFSTVHKRLQRLKELEAMEQTGGFEGRTKKEILMLTREKNKLERSLGGIRDMQKVPSAVWVVDTNKEHLAVAEARKLNIPIIAILDTNCDPDVVDYPIPGNDDAIRSAALLTKVVAAAVAEGLQARSGAGNGNKAEAGQDGVAAEPLAEWEQELLAGATASPTAAGAAPGTPEADIQTEPTIAQNP
- a CDS encoding M23 family metallopeptidase, with amino-acid sequence MRVLVALVALVAVAVAAAGPARADPSPDDGRLDWPLRPRPAVVRTFDAPTPKWQRGHRGVDLAATAGQPVYAAQAGTVVFAGDLAGRPLVSIAHPGGLRTSYEPVSPSVRSGQLVHTGTVVGEVVAGHAGCARAACLHWGAMWGPASRADYVDPLGLLAGTPVRLLPLRP
- a CDS encoding LLM class F420-dependent oxidoreductase; amino-acid sequence: MIASAAHLSRPLRFGLTTALPRAGADTRDFARAVESAGFDVLTFADHLVPAMPPFSGAAAAAVATERLHVGTLVLNNDFRHPVETARESAGVSTVSDGRFELGLGAGHMKSEYDAAGIPFDRSGIRVERLEESVGIIRALLDGDAVDADGAHYRVHTGPGALLPAPPHRVPLLIGGNGERVLRLAGRVADIAGFAGITHNHDATEVALTHFGPDGLDNRIAVVRDAAGDRFDQIELNALIQAVVVTGDREAAAADLAGAISGVDPADLLDSPFVLLGTHEQMAQMLHDRQQRFGVSYWTVFDEWGGRPSAMPDLAEVIRLLR
- a CDS encoding cyclase family protein — encoded protein: MRDLSHPIATGMQVYPGDPTVAVEPALLRARDGVDVAALHLGSHTGTHLDAPSHCIQGGRTTARITLGELIGDALIVHLGTPAPRATYGLPEIEAVLDGGLPEHVPPIVVFDTGWATHFGSAAALDHPALSADAATDLLRRGMRVLAVDTLSPDPTETGADFPVHQVVLGADALIVENLCHLDGLPARVRIGFFPLPIDADGAPVRAVVLS